Below is a genomic region from Acetomicrobium sp. S15 = DSM 107314.
GTACCCCATATTCGCTGGATATCTCCGCTATTGTCTTTTCTCCCTTTACTGCTTCTAAAGCTATTTTAGCTTTTAATGTAGCATCGTATTTCTTGCGAATGTTGCCCATATGTCTGCCTCCTTTTTGTATATACAGGCTAAGGTCCGTCTCATTCCTCTGTCCAGCTTATGGGGTCAAGTATATAGAGCAGTATAGCTCAGTCAAAGCGCGAAGTGCTTTTTCCCTAAAGATAACAGTAAATTCCCTTTTTACTCGTCTAAAAAGAGATTATCTATCTGTCAAAAACAGCCCCTTGCCCAATGTCGTGTTACGTATTATCATATTCGTAACACGACATTGGGGATAGGAGGAAATTTTTTGTTTAAAAACACAAGTATGATTCGAGCTTTAACGATCTTAGCGGCAGCTTTCGTTATGTTTTTCTTTCACACAGGAGAAGGTTGGCCTCAAGATTCTAACATAAGTATAACTGATGCATGGGGACGGCACGTAACGATTCCTTCCGATGTGGAGCGCATCATTTGCTCAGGCCCGGGGTGCTTGCGATACGCCGTGTATCTGCAGGCCCTCGATAAAGTAGTGGCCGTGGATGATATAGAAAAATCGCGCAGGGCCTTTGAGGCGCGGCCATATTTTTTGGCCCATCCAGAACTCGCCGAAAAGCCGCTTTTTGGTGAGTTCCGGGGGCGCGATAACCCGGAACTCATTTTGCTTCTCGACCCAAAGCCTCAGGTGATTTTTAAAACCTATGCCGATGCTGGATACAACCCAGACGAATTGCAAGCTAAAACTGGCATTCCCGTCGTAGTTTTAAACTATGGCGATCTAACGAAGCACCGAGAGGATATGGAAGAAGCCCTCGCTCTCATGGGTAAAATTTTAAAAAAGGAGAGCCGGGCAAAAGAAGTTATCGACTTTTTCGAGGCGTCAATATGTGATCTTAAGGCAAGGACTTTAAGCATCTCACAAAAAGAGCGCCCAACTTGTTTTGTTGGGGGCATTGCCCACAAGGGGCCACATGGATTTACCTCCACAGAGCTCGCTTACCCTCCCTTTTTGTTCACCAATGTCAAAAACATAGCTTCCGCAGAAGGAGATAGCAAGCCACAGCAGGTCAACTTCTCTAAGGAAAAGATCATTGAGCTTGACCCGCAATACATTTTCGTGGACCTTGCCACGCTTCAGGCTGGGGAAGCGGGGGCTTTAAGCCAGCTAAAAAATGAAGCGTGCTTCAGCGTGCTCTCTGCAGTTAGAGCCGGTCGCGTTTACGGCCTCCTTCCCTACAACTGGTATACGATAAACTACGGCTCAGTCCTCGCAGACGCGTATTTTGTCGGCTCGGTCTGTTATCCTGAGTGCTTTAAAGATACTGACCCCGAGCGCAAAGCGGACGAAATCTATGAGTTTCTCGTGGGTAAGCCAGTTTTTTCACAGATGAACGCCTCTTTTAATGGCCTAGCCTTTACGCAAATAAATTTAAATGCCCTCAAGTAAGTTGGGCATACCAGGTTAAAAAAACATGGAGAAAAGCCATGCATCTTGAAGAAGGTTCAATTCCTGTAGGATACAAGCGATATATAGGAGGTAAAATTACCCTCATCGTAGCGGGCTTTTTTATCTTGGCAGCTTTAATCGTGGTCTCTATTTCGATAGGCTCTGCCCGCATGCCCTTAAGAGAGGTCCTTCAGACTCTATTTTTGCGACACGTTTCAGAACAGCTCGACTCAATAGTGTTTAATATCAGATTACCACAGACGCTTACAGCTATAGTCGCCGGTGCTGGCCTTTCAATCGCTGGGGCGGTGATGCAGTCCGTTTTAGAGAACCCCCTGGCTTCGCCCTTCACTTTGGGCATTTCCCACGCTGCGGCATTTGGCGCAGCCCTTTCGGTCATGGCCATGGGGTCAAGGTTCTCGTTAGCTTCAGGCACCTATGCGCTTAACGCGCTCAGGGCAGGAATGACGGCAGGGACCGCTTTTTTAACCAGCATGATAGCTACGCTGATAGTCATATTAATATCCAACCTGCGCCGGGGGTCTCCAGAGGTGATGGCCTTAGCCGGCGTGGCCTTAGGTTCGCTCTTTACCGCTGGAACCATGTTTTTGCAGTATTTTGCCGATGACGTTGAGCTTGCCGCCATGGTGTTTTGGACCTTCGGTGACGTAGGTCGGGCTAATTGGAGCGAACTGGGCATAATTTCTGCCGTAACGGGTGGAGTGATATTGTTTTTTCTATTTAACGCATGGAATTATAATGCGATCGATGCTGGAGACGAAACGGCTCTCGGGCTCGGTGTCAGTGTCCGCTACGTCAGATTCTTTGGGATGTTCTTCGCATCTCTTGTAACGGCTGTTACCATAGCTTTTGTCGGCGTCATAGGCTTTGTTGGGTTAATCTGCCCCCACATGGTTCGCCGCTTGATAGGCGATGACAACAGGTTCCTCCTCCCAGGTTCCTGTGTCATGGGGAGCATATTGCTTTTAGCAGCAGACACAACGGCGCGAATGATTATGGCTCCGCGCGTCTTGCCCGTAGCAATCCTCACCTCATTTGTAGGAGCACCGGTGTTTCTTTATCTTATCATTAAGGGTAATAGACGATGATTCTATCCATAAGCGGTATATCTTTTTGCTATAAAAGCAGGCAGGTCCTAAAAGATGTAAGCTTTGCCCTCAAGCAGAATGAGCTATTGGCCATCCTCGGCCCTAATGGGGTCGGTAAAACTACGCTCCTCAAATGCATTAACGCCATCTTAAGGCCACAGGGAGGGAGCGTCCTCGTCGAAGGGCGCGACATATCAAGCCTTTCGAGGATGGAAATAGCTAAGGATCTCGCTTATGTTCCCCAACGAGGCGCAAGCGGGCGCTTGACGGCTTTTGACGCGATACTTCTTGGGCGCAGGCCGCACATTCAATGGAAGGTCCGCAAAAAAGACTTAGAAAAAGTAGACGCCATCATCAAAACCCTGGGGCTCGAAGAGCTATCCTTGAGGTTTCTCGATGAGATGAGCGGCGGTGAGCTACAGAAGGTCAATATAGCCAGAGCGCTCGTCCAGGAGCCGAAGGTGCTCCTACTGGACGAACCTACGAGCAGTCTGGATTTGAGAAACCAACAAGAGATACTTAAAACTATCCGTCACATAGTCACCAATCACGACATGGCTGCGGTTATGACCATGCACGACCTCGGTTCGGCCCTGCGTTTTGCCGACAAGGCACTTTTTATGAAAAACGGCGTGATCTATTCCGCATCGAGTTGTGCAAACGTTACACCAGCCATGGTAGAAGCTGTCTATGGGGTCAACGTCGCCATCGAGCGCATCAAAGGCCATCCCGTGGTCGTTCCGCTATAAACCATAATTTTTTCTTGTCACAGATCTACAAAACCCAAACATGCCTCATTTGCCTTACATCAAACCAAGTGCCCGTTAAAACCCTTTAAGACCGGGCATGCAGATTAGCTAATTTAGGTTCTCGGAATTGGTTTTAGGCTATCCTACTTAAATCTGATCCCGATGCCTACCCTGGAACTTTACAACTTAAGAATTAAGACGGTATCTATATAAATATAGGCCCCTCAACAGACTCACATAACCACACTCCAGGCTATTTACTTATTAACCCAACTTCCGCATCTATAGCCTCCAAACACAGCAATACCAACGCATTCTGCCGTTCGTTAGTCACTAATTCTCTTTCAGCCAGCTCCTCTTCGGCTTGATCGGTTCATGGGGTACGTTCAGTTTGGAATAAAGCTCAATCTGTTCTGGGGTCGGCCTCGTCGCGCGACGCACTTTTAAAAC
It encodes:
- a CDS encoding ABC transporter ATP-binding protein; the encoded protein is MILSISGISFCYKSRQVLKDVSFALKQNELLAILGPNGVGKTTLLKCINAILRPQGGSVLVEGRDISSLSRMEIAKDLAYVPQRGASGRLTAFDAILLGRRPHIQWKVRKKDLEKVDAIIKTLGLEELSLRFLDEMSGGELQKVNIARALVQEPKVLLLDEPTSSLDLRNQQEILKTIRHIVTNHDMAAVMTMHDLGSALRFADKALFMKNGVIYSASSCANVTPAMVEAVYGVNVAIERIKGHPVVVPL
- a CDS encoding FecCD family ABC transporter permease, coding for MHLEEGSIPVGYKRYIGGKITLIVAGFFILAALIVVSISIGSARMPLREVLQTLFLRHVSEQLDSIVFNIRLPQTLTAIVAGAGLSIAGAVMQSVLENPLASPFTLGISHAAAFGAALSVMAMGSRFSLASGTYALNALRAGMTAGTAFLTSMIATLIVILISNLRRGSPEVMALAGVALGSLFTAGTMFLQYFADDVELAAMVFWTFGDVGRANWSELGIISAVTGGVILFFLFNAWNYNAIDAGDETALGLGVSVRYVRFFGMFFASLVTAVTIAFVGVIGFVGLICPHMVRRLIGDDNRFLLPGSCVMGSILLLAADTTARMIMAPRVLPVAILTSFVGAPVFLYLIIKGNRR
- a CDS encoding iron ABC transporter substrate-binding protein, which encodes MFKNTSMIRALTILAAAFVMFFFHTGEGWPQDSNISITDAWGRHVTIPSDVERIICSGPGCLRYAVYLQALDKVVAVDDIEKSRRAFEARPYFLAHPELAEKPLFGEFRGRDNPELILLLDPKPQVIFKTYADAGYNPDELQAKTGIPVVVLNYGDLTKHREDMEEALALMGKILKKESRAKEVIDFFEASICDLKARTLSISQKERPTCFVGGIAHKGPHGFTSTELAYPPFLFTNVKNIASAEGDSKPQQVNFSKEKIIELDPQYIFVDLATLQAGEAGALSQLKNEACFSVLSAVRAGRVYGLLPYNWYTINYGSVLADAYFVGSVCYPECFKDTDPERKADEIYEFLVGKPVFSQMNASFNGLAFTQINLNALK